The Malus sylvestris chromosome 14, drMalSylv7.2, whole genome shotgun sequence genome segment TGCAGTGCAAACATGACAATTCTACCAAAGGTTCTTTGAAACTTTAAAGTCCCCCATCCAAATGCACTATTAGAAAAAGATATAAACTTAGGAAACAAAAACACTGGTCTACAAAATATGTGGAGGAAGATGTTAGAATTTTCACCAATCTTTGTGATTGTTCTTTATGATTTGAAGAAACTTTAACCATGTGAATTCTATGCAGACGTAACTCGAGTTTGTCTTGAGCTTAAGCTTTGAATTGTATCCAACTGAGTTGTGTGATGTCTTGTGGCCCTCGAACCATATGATTGTCTTGCAGGTGTATTTTAAAATGTTGGATGCATTTTTGGCTAAACAGGAAACTCCAGACGAGTACGCTGGCCAAACTCAGGTTTGTCATCCTATTTTTCTTGTCATACTAATTAGCTTCTAATTGCATCCAAACCTAGATGTGCATTGATCTGCTAAACAAATTGCAGGTCATACTCTGCAATGACTGTGAGAAGAGAGGAACTGCTCCCTTTCACTGGCTTTACCACAAGTGCCCCTATTGTGGTTCATACAACACCAGGCTTCTATGACGCAATTCCAAATGGAACTGCTCCCTTTCACTGGCTTTACCACAAGTGCCCCAATTGTGGTTCATACAACACCAGGGTTCTATGATGCAATTCCAAACGGAACTGCTCCCTTTCACTGGCTTTACCACAAGTGCCCTATTGCGGAGACTTCTATGACGCAATTCCAAACGGTACCATGACTgtttcaaagctattttatatGTAAATAAAAGCTCGTACTAGTATATAAATCTCACTAGTTATGAATATCTATTAAATTTCCCCATTTTGAGGAATTTCATAAAATTTCCAATTAGAATTTGCCTTGTTATCAGATATATATTACGCTATAGCTAGTAAGAGTTGAAAAACTAAGTAAAATATTTATTCGAGTAAACAAATTGTCAGTCATAAACTCAGGTGTAGAACATTGAAGTTAAAAGAAGTAAGGTGCTCCGTATTGTTGGTTTttattaacaaaaacaaaaagaagaaaacaaaattgttgGTTTCTCGTGTGAATAATCAAATTCGTAACagaaagaaattaaatgaataatAGAAGAACAACAACCACACTGCTTTATCTAGTTTATGCTTACTGATCATCAGTTGACACTGGTTAGACTAAAGCATGCTGCAGCATTCTTCAATGCATTCTCTGCATGCTCCATGGATCGTGTTGTGTCCTTGAACGATTCTTCCGAGCTGCAAGTAAATTCTCATCATTTAGTGAATTACAGTTGCATATCCACTTAGATTCAGCACTGCATCTCTTTGAATCGTAAAGATAaaaatttgaacaaatacataaccaaagtgataaaaaaaaatgtaccttGAATCATAAGCCTCTTTGGAATCAATGTATGACTGTCTATCATCGATGGTGTCAAAGAACGGATGCAACTCATCATAATCTTGAACAACTTCAGGTTGGATAGAGAGCGGCTGAAGAACTCCGAGTTCAGATTGAATCGCCTCAGaattattattgttgttgttgctgttgttaGTCATAAAAGGATTCGAAATCCACATCGGATTTCCAGcatcattattattgttattggtGTTGGTGTTGATGATGTCTTTGGAGTCAATATTATAAGCAGCAGAGCTGTAAGCAGCATCACTGCTGTTAGAGTAAGATTGCTGTTGGTGTTGATTTACTGGAGCCACCGCGGTGGCattgttgttattattatgattataaGGGGGAGGATTGTGAATGAAAAGTGGGAGGGGATTGTTGGGCGGAGCCATCCCTAGCTCTAACTGTGACGTCACGTATTCCGGCATGGACGAAATCTGGTGCTGTTGCTGGTGGTGCTGTCTGTACATTGCCAGCTGTTGATGAACAGCTTGGAGCTCTTCCTCCGCCACAAGGATTTGGTACTGGAGCTGCCAGATCACCTCCCAGCACCCGTAGACCGGAAACTTGTCGCGCACGTTAGCTTGGTATATGATGGACCTCATGGCCTCCAGCTTCTGGCGAGGTTCgagatttttaagtattttcaaAATGTTGCTGACTCCGAAAAGCTTGTGTGCGTTTTGGAACATTTTGGGTTGGTCCGGCGGGAAATAGGGAGCCAAGGGGCACTCCGCCCTGCACTTCCTTCGCTGGTACTTGCACGCGGCGCAGGCCTGGCTGGTGGTGCCCTTCAGGGTCATTTTTTGGATACCAAAATGAGATTGGAACCAATCAGAGAGCCGGGAAGGCGAAAAACCTCGAAAGCAGTTGGAGAGGAGGGTGATG includes the following:
- the LOC126601021 gene encoding LOB domain-containing protein 27-like; the encoded protein is MFPISPLPFLLPLLLLQLTATLLLLLLILFNLNHCITLLSNCFRGFSPSRLSDWFQSHFGIQKMTLKGTTSQACAACKYQRRKCRAECPLAPYFPPDQPKMFQNAHKLFGVSNILKILKNLEPRQKLEAMRSIIYQANVRDKFPVYGCWEVIWQLQYQILVAEEELQAVHQQLAMYRQHHQQQHQISSMPEYVTSQLELGMAPPNNPLPLFIHNPPPYNHNNNNNATAVAPVNQHQQQSYSNSSDAAYSSAAYNIDSKDIINTNTNNNNNDAGNPMWISNPFMTNNSNNNNNNSEAIQSELGVLQPLSIQPEVVQDYDELHPFFDTIDDRQSYIDSKEAYDSSSEESFKDTTRSMEHAENALKNAAACFSLTSVN